A stretch of DNA from Raphanus sativus cultivar WK10039 unplaced genomic scaffold, ASM80110v3 Scaffold3959, whole genome shotgun sequence:
CAGAGCAGGGAGAAATAGAAGACATTTATTTACATTTGCATATAGTGAATCTAAGCTTTAGAGAGCCATTTCGAGTCAACGGAGTCAAAAGCTTAATTAACCACACAACGTTCGAGTTAACGGAGTCAGAGCTTTTTAACTAATCAGCACGTGCGGACCCGCTTTGCTGTGCGTGATGCATCCCTCCACCGTACACGTGTCCCTGATGATGATGCCCCATCGTCACTATCCCACCGTACATCCCTCCTCCCGCAATCGCACtgtatcctcctcctcctccaactccgccgccgccgctggAGCTCCCATTTCCTCCGCCGCCGCCTTCCTTATCGCCCTGTCTCCCGGTGGTCGTGGTCGTTGTCCTCTCCCCTTCCACCTCCCTGTACTTCTGAAGGTAAATCTTCAACGGCTCCACGTAATCCTCGAACCCTAGCGTCGTCATCGCCCACAGCAGATCGTCGCCGTTGatcgtcttcctcttctctctctggCACTTGTCGGAGGCCTCTCCGGTGACGAAGCTTATGAACTCCGATACGCACTCCTGTACCGTCTCTTTCGCGTCCTTTGAGATTTTCGCGTTCGCCGGTAATGCTTTCTTCATGATCCGACTCACGTTCGCGATCGGGAGGAATCTATCCTGCTCACGCGACGACGCGCTGCCTCCGTCCTTGTGACCGCCGGAATCGTTGTCGGAGTCTGCCATCGGGAACGGCGAACGGTTAATCGGAGGTCGCGgcgacagagagagagagggagaaaaaagagagagagagagagagagtgtggtTTGGGTCCGTTGGATCGAGAGGATAACAATTAGATCGATGACACGTGGGTAGTTATAGGTCGTTCGTCCAACGATAAGGTTGGCTACACGTGGCAATTATTATATTCGTTGGATATTAAGAGGGGCTTGAGATCTTGGCGGTGCAGAGTCCACCACGTAGTAGAATATGGTTGTAAATACAAAGTGGACAATCCGGGTGATCTTCACTTATCTTCTCCACAATATTTGAGTGAGTGGCTTTTAATTATCATTAACCAGAAGATGGTGGACTAATCTCTATTTAgtgtgattaaaaaaaaaatgtctcgGCTAAGTTGTTGTTTCAAACATTGCCTCTGGAAGGTATGCATGACATGCACTAGCTAAAGCATGTGACCAGCTAAACCAAACCGTTACTTAAACAGCTACATTGATGATAAAGTacttaaacacacacaaaatgtAACATTACATGTAAACCACAGAGAGTGAACAACAAAAACATAgatcaaaatacataaaatctTTCAAAACAAAGTTCCGCGTATACCACGAGACTCACACATTATTAATAAAGCAAAGACAAAATTGCCTAAGGCTCTCACATGGAAGGATAAAAACGTAGAAACAAGATAAGAAGAAGAGACCAAGAGAGATGTCTCTAGAGAGAGCTGAGAAACTGAACCCAAACAACCTCTGCGCTCTCGATGGCCTCACGCGAGAACTCCTCAGCTGCTTTCTCCTCCTTCCACTTACGCACAACCACATGGTACTCCTCATAGGCCTGAGACGCTTCCTCTAGAACACGTGAGAGGGTCCCAACGATCTTCTGAAAATTCATATCAACCTCTTCCTTCTCGGCCTCAAGCTTCATCACCAACTTCTTGATCGCATATATTTTGACGTACAACGCGTCTCCTCTCTGAGCCAAAGACTTGACCAACGCAAACTCAGCGTCCACTTTCTTCTGCTTCTCCATGGCCATGTCTTTGAGCAACCTAGCACGCTGCTGCGCAAGTTTGACTCGCTGAGAGGCCTTGATACCTTCTTTTATCATGCTTCTGTACATGGAGAGCCTCGAGATGTAGCTCTCAGAAGTTGAGCTCAGCTCCTCATAACGCGCAGCCATCGTCAGTATCTCCTCGAAATCAGAACGAGTGACCAGCTCATGTATTTTAATATTGCGATAACTTTTTAGAGTCACTTTTAGCTTCTCTACTATCTCTGTCTTTTCCTTAGAAGAGGTTTCTGTGGTGATGACACCTCCAGGCCAAGTTTTTCCTCTATAACTGTCAAGAATATCTTTCAAATCTTGTCCGAGACTGGGGGTCTGTGACTCGGAGCCCTACATATCAAAGTCAGTCGATTGATGGAGGAGAtgttaaaaaaactttattgttttttaaatgtcATGAAAATGTTCCAAGTATAAAAAAGAGACCTGTGAAATAGATTCTTCCTTTTTGATTGTTTCCATATCATACTTTGGTATAATGATGGAAGCATCCTCCTCTTCATTATCTCCATTTTGGTCGTGGTTGACACATCGCCACGCACCtgccacacacacacacacacacacaatctCAGTATCAAAGATGTTGATTGTAATCCATACTAATCTTGCTATGTCAATATCCTCGGTGGCCAAATAAAGGATGCAATTCGCACTAGACTACTATCGTTTGGTTCTTTTTATGTTAATGTGCACAACATTATGTTGTATAGATTATTCGGAGATAAACCTGACGATTGTGAAATTCCTAGAGATCCAAAAATCCTTGAGCCACCGTTGTAACTGTTAGACTGCTGTCGTTTACGACTTTCCGCTGATgcacctgaaaaaaaaattatgggttTCTAACTAAAGTCATCTTGACCTCCAGATTTTAAGAAGTGTTGTACATATGTCGTATGATTCAAAagtttgattaaaattaattttcaaaatgtcCCGAAGTGGCAGGACAGGAACTTCCACAATAAGACATACAACATTTCAAATTTAACGACGGTCTTAAGAAATGAATATTGCACACCTTTGATCGGTATCGAATTTCTGGTCGGCAGCATTTCATCTGCGACAAGTCAAACATATTATTATAAGATAAGTTCCTGATCATAGAAGTGTCTTGTAAGAGTGATATGACGCTGACATTTTGTACAAAGTATTTCTTACAATGTTCTTTTTCACCCATCCTTCCATATTGTGTTTGAAACGTCTCACTTTCAGAACCTGCATTATCATATTCTTAAACTTTAACTATCTAGATAATAAAGTTATAGTACAATATAAGATTGGGTGATAAGATTAAATCATaacaaaatgataattttttttttcataacaaaATGATAAATTGTATCAACGTGTACCTTCAAATTTGGTCTCATGTGTTTCCACACTAGTCTTTGTTTTTGTCGTTCCTTCTTCTACAACAATTTTTGTTGCAGCCGCAGCTAGGATTGGACggtaaataaatacaaataaacaaaactcTCTAGGTTTTAAACGAACATTTATCGAACAATATCACTTGTTGAACCAGGTGTGTTCAACGTATTCTATGAACATGCATACACACCTTTGATTTGTCGTTCAATCTCTTCCAGTTCTTTCCGTCTCTCAGCATCTGAATCAAACACACGAAAGTAATCACCAAAACAGCTATGCATAGGAGAAAAGTTAGATGAGGAAgctttgtgtttattttttacCATTTTCAAAAGCATCCATAGATACACCAATTGTTGTGACATGATCAGATC
This window harbors:
- the LOC130507061 gene encoding NAI2-like protein isoform X2 translates to MTTSAIGRNCVVLGLAVCLVLSSLQRVSCQAAEISDFLTFENQEFQSDINISEELERQSITKESENESSWKQSTTISSSLSEETKTEAVSGQSSSMMDKINREIEAHLGDLNKQSGSDHVTTIGVSMDAFENDAERRKELEEIERQIKAAAATKIVVEEGTTKTKTSVETHETKFEGSESETFQTQYGRMGEKEHYEMLPTRNSIPIKGAWRCVNHDQNGDNEEEDASIIIPKYDMETIKKEESISQGSESQTPSLGQDLKDILDSYRGKTWPGGVITTETSSKEKTEIVEKLKVTLKSYRNIKIHELVTRSDFEEILTMAARYEELSSTSESYISRLSMYRSMIKEGIKASQRVKLAQQRARLLKDMAMEKQKKVDAEFALVKSLAQRGDALYVKIYAIKKLVMKLEAEKEEVDMNFQKIVGTLSRVLEEASQAYEEYHVVVRKWKEEKAAEEFSREAIESAEVVWVQFLSSL
- the LOC130507061 gene encoding NAI2-like protein isoform X1, whose translation is MTTSAIGRNCVVLGLAVCLVLSSLQRVSCQAAEISDFLTFENQEFQSDINISEELERQSITKESENESSWKQSTTISSSLSEETKTEAVSGQSSSMMDKINREIEAHLGDLNKQSGSDHVTTIGVSMDAFENDAERRKELEEIERQIKAAAATKIVVEEGTTKTKTSVETHETKFEGSESETFQTQYGRMGEKEHYEMLPTRNSIPIKGASAESRKRQQSNSYNGGSRIFGSLGISQSSGAWRCVNHDQNGDNEEEDASIIIPKYDMETIKKEESISQGSESQTPSLGQDLKDILDSYRGKTWPGGVITTETSSKEKTEIVEKLKVTLKSYRNIKIHELVTRSDFEEILTMAARYEELSSTSESYISRLSMYRSMIKEGIKASQRVKLAQQRARLLKDMAMEKQKKVDAEFALVKSLAQRGDALYVKIYAIKKLVMKLEAEKEEVDMNFQKIVGTLSRVLEEASQAYEEYHVVVRKWKEEKAAEEFSREAIESAEVVWVQFLSSL
- the LOC130507062 gene encoding nuclear transcription factor Y subunit B-3-like, with translation MADSDNDSGGHKDGGSASSREQDRFLPIANVSRIMKKALPANAKISKDAKETVQECVSEFISFVTGEASDKCQREKRKTINGDDLLWAMTTLGFEDYVEPLKIYLQKYREVEGERTTTTTTGRQGDKEGGGGGNGSSSGGGGVGGGGGYSAIAGGGMYGGIVTMGHHHQGHVYGGGMHHAQQSGSARAD